From Companilactobacillus heilongjiangensis, one genomic window encodes:
- a CDS encoding zinc-binding alcohol dehydrogenase family protein: MKAVVVERAGGPEVLEYKDVPTPTVKPGWSLVQIKGFGINHSEIFTRDGESPSVKFPRILGIECVGIVAESTSDKLQNGQKIISIMGEMGRAFDGSYAEYVLLPNEQIYPVQTKLNWTDLAAVPETFYTAFGSLKTLNLQADDSVLIRSGASGVGIAALNLIKSKYPEMRVTGSARKQSKEQVLLDAGYDFAIVDQDGELQTAKNYDKVLELVGPKTLKDTFNHVKPQGIVCNTGELGGQWYMDGFDPITDIHEGAYLTSLYSGEVNSEKLNELLDYISKYHVDVAPTKVYQLNQVREAHEYLESGHNLGKVVVIN, from the coding sequence ATGAAAGCAGTTGTTGTTGAAAGAGCTGGTGGGCCAGAGGTTTTGGAATATAAGGATGTTCCGACGCCTACAGTTAAACCAGGGTGGTCACTCGTGCAGATTAAAGGATTTGGTATCAATCATTCCGAAATTTTTACACGTGATGGCGAATCCCCTAGTGTGAAGTTTCCACGTATTTTAGGAATCGAATGCGTCGGAATTGTGGCCGAAAGTACTTCTGATAAATTGCAAAATGGTCAAAAGATAATTTCAATCATGGGTGAAATGGGTCGTGCTTTTGACGGCTCATACGCTGAATATGTTTTATTGCCAAATGAACAAATTTATCCTGTCCAAACAAAGTTAAATTGGACTGATTTAGCAGCCGTTCCCGAGACTTTCTACACAGCATTTGGTTCATTGAAAACTTTGAATTTACAAGCCGATGATTCTGTCTTGATTCGCTCTGGTGCCAGTGGCGTTGGAATTGCGGCATTAAATCTGATTAAATCCAAGTATCCAGAGATGAGGGTGACCGGTTCTGCTCGCAAACAATCAAAAGAGCAAGTCTTGTTGGATGCTGGTTATGACTTTGCGATTGTTGATCAAGATGGTGAATTGCAGACAGCTAAAAATTACGACAAAGTGTTGGAACTGGTGGGTCCCAAGACTTTGAAGGATACTTTCAATCACGTAAAACCACAAGGAATTGTCTGCAATACAGGAGAACTCGGTGGTCAGTGGTATATGGATGGTTTCGATCCTATTACTGATATTCATGAAGGCGCTTATTTAACTTCGTTATATTCTGGGGAAGTTAATAGTGAGAAACTTAATGAATTGCTCGATTATATCAGCAAGTATCACGTTGATGTCGCTCCAACAAAGGTTTACCAGCTGAATCAAGTTAGAGAAGCTCATGAATATTTGGAAAGTGGGCACAATTTAGGCAAGGTCGTTGTTATAAATTAA
- a CDS encoding cation:proton antiporter produces MEKFALLIVLFAALATPLITARFHLTRMPTSISEIIMGIIIGKTGLNIVQPGQSLQYIANLGVIMLIFLGGMEIDFSLLEPQKDKTIYSPLGTAFGGFASIFIMSIILSAILYKTGIFSQFILAVILFSTIALGVIISLLKEANILNTNYGQTILLTSAFGEFIPLVALTIYSAVQQQHYISVLGLPVIFLIAIFLLHRFNRVYVFFDKIDKSTTQLDIRLAFFLIFTLVTFAEQIGAESILGAFLAGAVMKLLKPKEDTEQKLSSMGYGFFIPVFFITTGVNLNLRKLFTNKDALLLIPIFLVAFLLSKAIVYFVYRKRFGDRYAIAATIVTSTTITLVLPILQVGQNLKLISTAQSGAITLAAIITCLVCPTLFNKIVTNQTFDLN; encoded by the coding sequence ATGGAGAAATTTGCATTATTAATTGTTTTATTTGCAGCTTTGGCAACGCCATTAATCACCGCCAGATTTCATTTGACGAGAATGCCAACCTCAATTTCTGAAATTATCATGGGAATAATTATCGGAAAAACGGGGTTAAATATTGTTCAGCCGGGTCAAAGTTTGCAATATATCGCCAATTTGGGTGTTATTATGTTGATCTTTTTAGGTGGGATGGAAATTGATTTCTCACTTTTGGAGCCACAGAAAGATAAAACTATTTATTCGCCATTAGGAACAGCCTTTGGTGGATTCGCTTCGATATTTATTATGTCGATTATTTTGAGCGCCATTTTGTATAAGACGGGAATTTTCAGTCAGTTCATTTTGGCCGTAATTTTATTCAGTACGATTGCTTTAGGAGTAATCATCTCTTTATTGAAAGAGGCAAATATACTCAATACTAATTATGGACAGACAATCTTGTTAACGTCGGCCTTTGGGGAGTTCATTCCTTTGGTAGCGTTGACGATTTATTCAGCTGTGCAACAACAACATTACATTTCGGTTTTAGGGTTGCCAGTCATTTTCTTGATAGCAATTTTCCTATTGCATCGATTCAATCGGGTTTACGTGTTCTTTGATAAAATTGATAAATCGACAACCCAATTGGACATTCGTTTAGCATTCTTCCTGATTTTTACTTTGGTAACATTTGCCGAGCAGATTGGTGCTGAAAGTATTTTAGGAGCTTTCTTGGCTGGTGCAGTTATGAAATTACTGAAGCCTAAGGAAGATACTGAGCAAAAATTGAGTTCCATGGGATATGGATTTTTCATTCCAGTATTTTTCATCACGACCGGGGTCAACTTGAATTTACGTAAACTCTTTACCAATAAAGACGCGTTATTATTGATTCCAATCTTCTTAGTGGCATTCTTATTGTCAAAAGCGATTGTTTACTTCGTTTATCGCAAACGCTTTGGCGACCGTTATGCCATCGCTGCGACAATTGTTACTTCAACTACCATCACTCTGGTTTTGCCAATTTTACAAGTCGGTCAAAATTTGAAGTTGATTTCAACAGCTCAATCAGGGGCAATCACATTGGCAGCGATAATTACCTGTTTAGTTTGTCCAACGTTGTTTAATAAAATAGTTACGAATCAAACATTTGATCTTAATTAA
- a CDS encoding TMEM175 family protein → MTKDRLLAFSDGVFAILITILVLEFTVPKFQTGHLLSAMIQQWPILVAYIVSYFYVGTLWLFHHDYFQALKAIDRKLNLINLLMLFSITLINYPMALVAETLSRGNNGDIRVSFISYAVIALFISGTFQLLYEYIKEHPELMSERMRKANFRKSHFDPLMSMVLYILAVVASLFWVPLGAVFLLLGIGFHFMAYLHLSNALGQK, encoded by the coding sequence TTGACGAAAGATCGTTTACTGGCATTTAGTGACGGAGTTTTTGCCATTTTAATTACTATTTTGGTTTTGGAATTTACCGTACCAAAGTTTCAAACTGGCCATTTATTGTCAGCAATGATTCAACAGTGGCCAATATTGGTGGCATATATCGTTTCATATTTTTACGTGGGAACACTCTGGTTATTTCATCACGATTATTTCCAAGCGTTAAAAGCAATTGATCGAAAATTAAATTTAATCAATTTGTTGATGTTATTCAGTATTACGCTGATAAATTATCCGATGGCACTGGTTGCAGAAACCTTGAGTCGTGGAAATAATGGGGATATCAGAGTGTCATTCATATCATATGCTGTAATAGCCCTGTTTATTTCGGGAACGTTTCAACTTTTGTATGAGTATATTAAAGAGCATCCAGAGCTAATGTCTGAAAGAATGAGGAAAGCTAATTTTAGAAAAAGTCACTTTGATCCATTAATGAGTATGGTGTTATATATTTTAGCAGTCGTTGCATCATTATTTTGGGTGCCATTAGGTGCTGTGTTTTTATTGTTAGGAATAGGGTTCCACTTTATGGCTTATTTACATTTAAGCAACGCATTAGGTCAAAAGTAG
- a CDS encoding lactate oxidase, whose product MSNKKYEASTAENHIDIINLASLEARVKDHMSNEKGAFGYISEGAEDEWTKKQNTEAFNKKQIMPRVIQGIDHADLSTQIFGIDLKSPIIQAPSAAHGLAHAKGETDTAKGVAAAGSIYSISTYASTSVEDAAAAAPDAPMFFQLYMSKDDKFNEFLIKKAVKAGAKAIIMTVDSTLGGYREADAINKFQFPLPMPNLAGYSAGDGEGKGIGEIYASAKQGIVPTDIQKIKDMSGLPVFVKGIQSPDDAALAIEFGADGIWISNHGGRQLDGGPASFDMLPYIAEVVNKRVPIVFDSGVRRGEHVFKALASGADLVALGRPIIYGLNLGGAQGVTDVIEHLNMELSITMQLAGTKTINDVKNTKLIG is encoded by the coding sequence ATGAGTAATAAAAAGTATGAAGCAAGTACTGCCGAGAACCATATTGATATTATAAATTTAGCTAGTCTTGAGGCTAGAGTTAAAGATCACATGAGTAATGAAAAAGGTGCTTTCGGTTATATTAGCGAAGGTGCTGAAGATGAATGGACTAAGAAACAAAATACAGAAGCTTTCAATAAGAAACAAATTATGCCACGTGTTATTCAAGGTATTGATCACGCTGACTTGAGTACTCAAATATTTGGTATCGATTTGAAATCTCCTATTATTCAAGCTCCATCAGCTGCTCATGGTTTGGCTCACGCAAAGGGTGAAACTGATACAGCTAAGGGTGTCGCTGCTGCTGGTTCAATCTACTCAATCAGTACATACGCAAGTACATCAGTTGAGGATGCTGCTGCCGCTGCTCCAGATGCACCAATGTTTTTCCAATTGTATATGAGTAAAGATGACAAGTTCAACGAATTCTTGATCAAGAAGGCTGTTAAAGCTGGTGCTAAGGCTATTATTATGACAGTTGATTCAACACTCGGCGGTTATCGTGAAGCCGATGCCATCAACAAGTTCCAATTCCCACTACCAATGCCAAACTTGGCTGGATATTCAGCTGGTGACGGTGAGGGTAAAGGTATTGGCGAAATTTATGCTTCTGCTAAACAAGGTATCGTACCAACAGATATCCAAAAGATTAAAGATATGTCAGGACTCCCAGTCTTTGTTAAAGGTATTCAATCACCAGATGATGCTGCATTAGCAATTGAATTCGGTGCCGATGGTATCTGGATTTCTAACCATGGTGGCCGTCAACTAGATGGTGGACCAGCTTCATTCGATATGCTTCCATATATCGCTGAAGTAGTTAACAAGCGAGTACCAATCGTCTTTGATAGTGGTGTTCGTCGTGGTGAACATGTATTCAAGGCATTGGCTAGTGGTGCTGATCTAGTTGCTTTAGGTCGTCCAATTATTTATGGATTGAACTTGGGTGGTGCTCAAGGTGTTACAGATGTTATCGAACACTTGAACATGGAACTTTCAATCACTATGCAACTTGCAGGTACTAAGACAATTAATGATGTTAAAAATACTAAGTTGATTGGCTAA
- a CDS encoding ABC transporter ATP-binding protein: protein MGIFTRLGWFFKRQWKQYLVGVIALLLVALCNVVPPRIVGNVVDSVSRKNLTLKYLTINMVILFVVAILQYLLRFLWQKMIYGSSFVLERELRSRLFRHFMKMDSTFYQKWRTGDLMAHATNDIDAVRSVAGPGILTLADSIITGSSMILAMGFLIDWKMTLMAASPLLLLGVMARILGTKIHNAFKDSQAAFSSINNKTQESVVGIKVLKSLGEEKEDVADFNEYVHKNIKANKKTYRLDAMFDPLTTIIMGISYMVIIILGGMNVLHKNITIGQLVSFISYMANLAWPMYAVGSLFNLLERGSASYDRIMDLLSEKSSLVKATNALTTVPGGEIDFEIKRFHYPDDNAIALHDVNFKLGVGKTLGIVGPTGGGKSTIIGLLMRDFDHYDGDIKVGNIDIRKYEINSYLDIIGYVPQTNFLFSTNIRDNVRFANITASQSDVQKASFIADLDSDIQQMPDGYDTQVGELGVSLSGGQKQRLAIARAMLSDPKLLILDDSLSAVDSKTERNIEIQIAKERQNGTTIIAASRLSSVENADEIIVVDGGTIVEQGTHQELLSQPGWYAQIFNLQTKNTEIEGRLDHEE, encoded by the coding sequence ATGGGGATTTTTACAAGATTAGGTTGGTTTTTTAAAAGACAATGGAAACAATATTTAGTCGGGGTCATTGCTTTACTATTGGTTGCTCTTTGCAACGTTGTACCACCACGAATCGTTGGTAATGTTGTAGATAGTGTCAGTAGAAAAAACTTAACGCTGAAATATTTGACCATTAATATGGTCATTTTGTTTGTTGTGGCAATTTTACAATATTTATTGCGCTTTCTTTGGCAAAAGATGATTTATGGCAGTTCCTTTGTTTTGGAACGTGAGTTACGTAGTCGACTTTTCCGCCACTTTATGAAGATGGATTCGACTTTTTATCAAAAATGGCGAACCGGTGATTTAATGGCACATGCGACTAACGATATTGATGCGGTTAGGTCAGTCGCCGGTCCAGGTATTCTGACTTTAGCCGACTCGATTATTACTGGATCTTCAATGATCTTGGCAATGGGATTTTTGATTGATTGGAAGATGACTTTGATGGCAGCATCGCCTTTGTTGCTATTAGGAGTAATGGCACGAATCCTAGGTACCAAAATTCATAATGCCTTTAAGGATTCACAGGCTGCATTTTCAAGCATTAATAATAAAACGCAAGAGAGTGTCGTGGGCATTAAGGTCTTAAAGTCATTAGGTGAAGAAAAAGAAGACGTTGCTGACTTTAATGAATATGTTCATAAAAATATTAAAGCTAATAAAAAGACATATCGACTTGACGCAATGTTTGATCCACTAACAACCATTATCATGGGTATTTCTTATATGGTAATTATTATTCTTGGAGGGATGAATGTCCTTCATAAAAATATTACGATTGGGCAATTAGTTTCATTTATTTCTTATATGGCTAATTTGGCTTGGCCAATGTATGCGGTCGGCAGTCTGTTCAATTTATTGGAACGTGGCTCAGCTAGTTATGATCGAATTATGGATTTGTTATCCGAAAAATCATCATTGGTCAAAGCTACGAATGCTTTAACGACGGTTCCTGGTGGAGAAATCGATTTTGAAATTAAGCGATTCCACTATCCTGATGATAATGCGATTGCTTTGCATGATGTTAACTTCAAATTAGGAGTTGGAAAAACACTCGGAATTGTTGGTCCAACTGGTGGTGGTAAATCAACTATTATTGGTCTCTTGATGCGTGACTTTGATCACTATGATGGAGATATTAAAGTTGGTAATATTGATATCCGCAAATATGAGATTAACAGTTATCTCGATATCATTGGTTATGTTCCGCAGACTAACTTCTTATTTTCAACTAATATTCGTGATAATGTTCGGTTTGCAAATATTACAGCTTCGCAGTCAGATGTTCAAAAAGCTAGTTTTATTGCTGATTTAGACAGTGATATTCAACAGATGCCAGATGGTTACGATACGCAAGTTGGTGAATTAGGAGTTTCCCTCTCTGGTGGTCAGAAACAACGTTTAGCAATTGCACGAGCAATGTTGAGTGATCCCAAATTATTGATTTTAGATGATTCATTGTCCGCAGTTGATTCAAAAACTGAACGTAATATTGAAATACAAATTGCCAAAGAACGCCAAAATGGGACGACAATTATTGCTGCTAGTCGACTAAGCTCTGTTGAAAATGCTGATGAAATTATTGTCGTTGATGGTGGAACTATCGTTGAGCAAGGTACACATCAAGAGCTCTTGAGTCAACCTGGATGGTATGCGCAAATCTTTAATTTACAAACGAAAAATACTGAAATTGAGGGGAGGCTAGATCATGAAGAATGA
- a CDS encoding ABC transporter ATP-binding protein, with protein sequence MKNDVKDTLARIHALSGKERRTIMKQLFGFAKYFKFQFGISIFFALLLSVINVLLPRMLQYFMDHYLTNMSTNMQMILVFAAVYAIATVLKAITQFVQIFFFSMGAERTLEKIRSDIFAKIHTLSLSYFDKTPAGSIVSRVTNDTKTLFDFWYLFLWIIVAAFSMISAFIAMVSVNLYLALATALFVLALYFLVWLYQRLSSKIYQNLREYLSQINTKLNESLMGISIIQQFGQQKRMTNEFENRNGAYFLMRNKMININALLLYPTISLMFALAEVVSLSGFGIESTHVLVQAGVIYAFLSYQENFFNPLSDVMNFLSFFQDGMIAGYRLLHLFDNQETAPQQNESSLATITEGKIEFKHVTFAYEPGVPVLKDVSFVVQPGQTVAFVGHTGSGKSSIINIMLRFYEFGEGQILIDDHDIRDYSTQELRKKMGLVIQEPYLFYGDIAKNIRMFDDKITDEQIEQAGKFVDADDFIQNLPGKYHAKVSERGASFSTGQRQLISFARTIVRNPKILILDEATANIDPQTEQSITVGMSKMRDDRTTIAIAHRLSTVQDADQILVLNHGQIIEHGTHEELLAKGGHYAELYALQSADATQI encoded by the coding sequence ATGAAGAATGATGTTAAGGACACTTTGGCAAGAATCCATGCATTGAGTGGCAAAGAACGTCGAACGATAATGAAACAACTCTTTGGCTTTGCTAAGTATTTCAAATTTCAATTTGGAATTTCAATTTTCTTTGCACTTTTGTTGAGTGTTATCAATGTTTTGTTACCACGAATGTTGCAGTACTTTATGGATCATTATTTGACTAATATGAGTACTAACATGCAAATGATTTTAGTTTTCGCGGCAGTTTATGCAATAGCAACTGTTTTAAAAGCTATTACGCAATTTGTTCAGATCTTCTTCTTTTCAATGGGAGCCGAACGAACTTTGGAAAAAATCCGCAGTGATATTTTTGCTAAAATTCACACACTGAGCTTGAGTTATTTTGATAAAACTCCAGCGGGGTCAATTGTTTCACGAGTCACTAATGATACAAAAACTTTATTTGATTTCTGGTATCTCTTTTTATGGATTATTGTGGCGGCTTTTTCAATGATTTCAGCCTTTATCGCTATGGTTTCAGTTAATCTATATTTAGCTTTAGCAACAGCATTATTTGTTTTAGCTTTGTATTTCTTGGTTTGGTTGTATCAAAGATTAAGCTCCAAGATTTATCAAAATTTACGTGAGTATTTGAGTCAGATTAATACTAAATTGAACGAATCGTTAATGGGTATTAGTATCATCCAACAATTCGGTCAACAAAAACGAATGACTAATGAATTTGAGAATCGTAATGGCGCTTATTTCTTGATGCGAAATAAGATGATCAATATCAATGCGTTGTTACTTTACCCAACGATTAGTTTGATGTTTGCATTAGCAGAAGTAGTTTCGTTGAGTGGATTTGGAATAGAAAGTACGCACGTCTTGGTACAGGCCGGTGTAATTTACGCCTTCTTGTCATACCAAGAGAATTTCTTCAATCCACTTTCAGATGTAATGAATTTCTTGTCATTTTTCCAAGACGGAATGATTGCCGGATATCGATTGTTACACTTGTTCGATAATCAAGAGACGGCTCCACAACAAAATGAGTCTAGTTTAGCAACGATTACTGAAGGTAAGATTGAATTCAAACATGTTACTTTTGCCTATGAACCTGGAGTGCCAGTTTTAAAGGATGTTTCATTCGTTGTACAACCTGGTCAGACAGTTGCCTTTGTTGGTCATACCGGTAGTGGTAAGAGTTCGATTATTAATATTATGCTGCGCTTTTACGAATTTGGTGAGGGACAGATTTTGATTGATGATCATGATATTCGTGATTATTCAACCCAAGAATTACGTAAAAAGATGGGGCTAGTTATTCAAGAACCTTATCTTTTCTATGGTGATATTGCTAAGAATATTCGAATGTTTGATGACAAGATTACTGATGAACAAATTGAACAAGCCGGTAAATTTGTTGATGCTGATGATTTTATTCAGAATTTACCAGGAAAGTATCATGCAAAAGTTAGTGAACGGGGGGCTAGTTTTTCCACAGGCCAACGTCAATTGATTTCTTTTGCTAGAACGATTGTCCGTAATCCTAAGATTTTGATTTTGGACGAGGCAACTGCCAACATTGATCCTCAGACTGAGCAAAGTATTACCGTAGGGATGTCGAAGATGCGTGATGATCGGACGACGATTGCGATTGCCCACCGATTATCAACCGTTCAAGATGCTGATCAAATCCTAGTTTTGAATCATGGGCAGATTATTGAACATGGTACACATGAAGAATTATTGGCTAAAGGCGGTCATTATGCAGAGCTATATGCCTTGCAGTCGGCTGATGCAACGCAAATATAA
- a CDS encoding DUF3737 family protein yields MKKQIKESYFDGERPLFKQHDETLIDTTFGKGESPLKETHDLDLDDVTFTWKYPLWYSKHIKVNNSIFETMSRSGIWYTHDIEIKNSALQAPKLFRRASDIKLENVHFSDAEETLWTCKNIDMKDVQANGNYFGKDSENITADNLNVVGNYVFDGAKNIEVHNSTFVSKDAFWNCENVTVYDSKISGEYLAWNTKNLTLINCTIESDQGLCYIDGLKMVNCKVLRTDLAFEYCSNIDADITTNVMSIKNPINGVIKAESVGKIIFDDPEIDPSKTDIQVRVNLSQRGA; encoded by the coding sequence ATGAAAAAACAAATAAAAGAAAGTTATTTTGATGGCGAACGGCCATTATTTAAACAACATGATGAAACATTAATTGATACCACTTTTGGTAAAGGCGAATCTCCACTGAAAGAAACACATGATTTAGATTTGGATGATGTTACTTTTACTTGGAAATATCCATTGTGGTATTCAAAACATATCAAGGTTAATAATAGTATTTTTGAAACAATGTCACGTTCAGGTATTTGGTACACACACGATATTGAAATTAAAAATTCAGCTTTACAAGCACCAAAATTGTTCCGTCGTGCTTCTGATATCAAGTTAGAAAATGTTCATTTCTCCGATGCTGAGGAAACACTTTGGACTTGTAAGAATATTGATATGAAAGATGTTCAAGCTAATGGTAATTACTTTGGTAAAGATAGCGAAAACATCACTGCCGATAATTTGAATGTTGTGGGAAATTATGTGTTTGACGGTGCCAAAAATATCGAAGTTCACAACTCAACTTTCGTTTCCAAAGATGCCTTTTGGAATTGTGAGAATGTGACTGTTTATGATTCAAAAATCAGTGGTGAATATTTAGCTTGGAATACCAAGAATTTAACATTGATTAACTGTACGATTGAAAGTGACCAAGGCCTTTGTTATATCGATGGCTTGAAGATGGTTAACTGTAAAGTCTTGCGGACTGACTTAGCATTTGAATATTGCTCAAATATTGATGCCGATATCACAACTAATGTGATGAGTATCAAGAATCCTATTAATGGTGTTATCAAGGCAGAATCAGTTGGAAAAATTATCTTTGATGACCCTGAAATTGATCCAAGCAAAACTGATATTCAAGTTAGGGTCAATCTTTCACAAAGAGGTGCCTAA
- a CDS encoding MalY/PatB family protein, giving the protein MTYDFETLNKKRAGNSAKWDVKANELPMTIADMDFKTAPEIIAALQEKIAMGLFGYEEVPAEYFQAVADWYETERNVRPKEDWMIFATGVVPALSSAVRRLTSLGDNVLVQAPVYNIFYNSIVNSGRHVVSSDLVYDKETHQYAIDFADLEKKLSNPLTNMMILCNPHNPVGKIWSVDELTRIASLCAKYDVKLFSDEIHGDLTLNDTGYNPIFGLDAKYLDNVVVAVSPSKTFNVAAMHAATVIVPNENLRGQVSRGLNSEELAEPNFVAIPGTIAAYTQGHAWLQALKDKLRANRKLVLDFIEKNIPEVKWVEGGATYLLWFDVADITEDANKLSRFVRQDSGLIVTPGSVYGGDGQHFIRMNIASPTEMIQDGLDRLDKSIHNYQKRV; this is encoded by the coding sequence ATGACATATGATTTCGAAACCTTGAACAAAAAACGTGCTGGAAATTCTGCCAAGTGGGATGTTAAAGCCAACGAATTGCCAATGACAATTGCCGATATGGACTTTAAAACGGCACCAGAAATCATTGCAGCTTTGCAAGAAAAAATTGCTATGGGATTATTCGGATATGAAGAGGTTCCTGCAGAATATTTCCAGGCCGTAGCCGATTGGTATGAAACAGAGCGCAATGTTCGTCCTAAGGAAGACTGGATGATTTTCGCAACTGGAGTAGTGCCAGCACTTTCGTCAGCGGTTCGTCGTTTGACTTCGCTTGGGGACAACGTTTTAGTGCAGGCACCGGTTTATAACATTTTTTATAACTCAATCGTTAACAGTGGTCGTCATGTTGTTTCAAGCGACTTAGTTTATGATAAAGAAACTCATCAATATGCGATTGATTTTGCTGATTTGGAAAAGAAGTTGAGCAATCCACTAACGAATATGATGATTCTCTGCAATCCTCATAATCCAGTTGGAAAAATTTGGAGTGTGGACGAATTAACTCGGATTGCTAGCTTGTGTGCTAAGTATGATGTGAAGTTATTCAGTGATGAGATTCATGGTGATTTAACTTTGAATGACACGGGTTATAATCCGATCTTTGGTTTAGATGCCAAGTATTTGGATAATGTTGTCGTCGCAGTATCACCAAGTAAAACTTTCAATGTTGCAGCAATGCACGCGGCAACTGTTATTGTTCCGAATGAAAATCTTCGTGGACAAGTCAGTCGTGGTTTGAACAGTGAAGAATTGGCCGAACCAAATTTTGTTGCCATTCCAGGAACGATTGCAGCCTATACTCAAGGTCACGCATGGCTTCAGGCTTTAAAAGATAAATTACGTGCTAATCGAAAATTAGTTTTAGATTTCATCGAAAAAAATATTCCTGAAGTTAAGTGGGTTGAAGGTGGGGCAACATACCTATTGTGGTTTGACGTTGCTGATATTACTGAAGATGCCAATAAATTATCGAGGTTTGTCCGCCAAGATAGTGGCTTGATTGTAACGCCTGGTTCAGTTTATGGTGGGGATGGTCAACACTTCATTCGGATGAATATTGCTAGTCCAACTGAAATGATTCAAGATGGTTTAGATAGATTAGATAAATCAATTCATAATTATCAGAAGAGAGTGTGA
- a CDS encoding TetR/AcrR family transcriptional regulator, producing MNLEKNTRLFNCLAQLHRNKQLDEISISELTDKANVSRMYFYRNFTSYKDIIDQHIEELLNHFSRIVTKRQDFSIESTTILFFETLQFDAESLSIFLNNGETSWIEHDFEIGLTKLIDQGIVHGLNDKYWRAFTAGGLSRVITVWLLSENLDSPKIMGKRISKIVI from the coding sequence TTGAATCTTGAAAAAAACACTAGATTATTCAATTGCTTAGCACAACTACATCGAAATAAGCAATTGGACGAAATCTCAATATCTGAGCTCACCGATAAAGCTAACGTTTCAAGGATGTATTTTTATCGAAACTTCACTAGTTATAAAGATATAATTGATCAGCATATCGAAGAATTATTAAATCACTTCTCAAGAATTGTCACCAAACGACAAGATTTTTCGATTGAATCTACCACGATACTTTTCTTTGAAACTCTCCAATTTGATGCAGAATCACTGAGTATTTTCCTAAATAATGGTGAAACGTCTTGGATCGAGCACGATTTTGAAATTGGTTTAACAAAGCTAATTGATCAAGGCATCGTTCATGGTTTAAACGACAAATATTGGCGCGCATTTACTGCAGGAGGACTCAGCCGCGTGATTACAGTCTGGCTTTTATCGGAAAACTTGGATTCACCTAAAATAATGGGAAAAAGAATCTCTAAAATTGTAATCTAA